A window of the Streptomyces sp. NBC_01351 genome harbors these coding sequences:
- the surE gene encoding 5'/3'-nucleotidase SurE: protein MRIKRVLPLAALVLCTPALTGTAPALATPHEDAASRGPLRILLTNDDGYNAPGIRKAFERLTAAGHDVTIVAPLTNQSGTGTKMSSAPSVTVKHPEPKVWAVDGTPGDSVAFGLAEVFADRAPDLVVSGTNFGPNVAGLATHSGTVGGAVAALEHGVPAIALSTGGVAAPDPVTTVNAMGPTLDFTVKLIDRLRSRARSGPLLPQGVGLNVNHPVVGADGKGTAAGVAATFQDPQSILEPDYTDAGDGTWKVTVKVALRPAAKGGDVEAVSAGRIAVSPMNADWNPGPADGAVTSALIAGLRP, encoded by the coding sequence GTGAGAATCAAGCGAGTTCTGCCCCTGGCCGCCCTGGTGCTGTGCACGCCGGCCCTGACCGGGACGGCACCCGCCCTCGCCACGCCGCACGAGGACGCCGCGTCCCGCGGCCCGTTGCGGATCCTGCTCACCAATGACGACGGCTACAACGCGCCGGGCATCCGCAAGGCCTTCGAGCGGCTGACCGCCGCCGGGCACGACGTGACGATCGTCGCTCCGCTCACCAACCAGAGCGGCACCGGTACGAAGATGTCGAGCGCCCCCTCGGTCACGGTGAAGCACCCCGAGCCCAAGGTGTGGGCCGTCGACGGCACTCCGGGCGACTCGGTCGCCTTCGGCCTGGCCGAGGTGTTCGCGGACCGGGCCCCGGACCTGGTCGTCTCCGGCACCAACTTCGGCCCGAACGTGGCCGGTCTCGCCACCCACTCCGGTACGGTCGGCGGCGCCGTCGCCGCGCTGGAGCACGGCGTGCCGGCCATCGCGCTGAGCACCGGCGGCGTCGCGGCGCCCGACCCGGTCACCACCGTCAACGCGATGGGCCCGACCCTGGACTTCACCGTCAAGCTCATCGACCGGCTTCGCTCGCGGGCCCGGTCCGGACCGCTGCTGCCGCAGGGCGTCGGCCTCAACGTCAACCACCCCGTCGTCGGCGCGGACGGCAAGGGCACGGCGGCCGGTGTGGCCGCCACCTTCCAGGACCCGCAGAGCATCCTGGAGCCGGACTACACCGACGCCGGCGACGGCACGTGGAAGGTAACCGTGAAGGTGGCCCTGCGCCCCGCCGCCAAGGGCGGTGACGTCGAGGCCGTCAGCGCGGGCCGGATCGCGGTCAGCCCGATGAACGCGGACTGGAACCCCGGCCCGGCCGACGGGGCCGTGACCTCCGCACTGATCGCAGGCCTCCGCCCGTGA
- a CDS encoding MFS transporter, with translation MATHEVADPSAPTPAPTPAPTDPPRQRGLLPLLLVANSAMMAVYMGVGSVLLPTQVAAIDPANKVALLGLIGGISAIFATAFNPIAGALSDRKGRRNPWVLGGALTALGCLAFLGSVHTALLVGIGWCLVQATMNVYQAAVTAIVPDRVPAARRGTASALVGLGLPIGGTVGVLVASQTATHLRTGYLVFGAIVAAAALLLTTFCRDLPRTEPAPTSVSKVSKKAQLSAFLSALGHHDFRWAFIGRALMVLGYFSVVGYQLYILGDHIELPAGLTPPAAMALLTPVSMVAMAVSTLLGGLLSDRWDRRKVFVGVSAALAGLVMVVPVVSPTWTGMLVFSALNGLAFGCFMAVDTALVTLVLPRAEDAARDMGVLNIANAGPQIIAPFVASAVVTGLGGYTPLFLVGGALSLLGALAILPIRSVR, from the coding sequence ATGGCCACGCACGAAGTCGCCGATCCGTCCGCCCCCACGCCCGCCCCCACCCCGGCGCCCACCGATCCTCCCCGGCAGCGCGGGCTCCTGCCCCTGCTCCTGGTCGCCAACTCCGCGATGATGGCGGTCTACATGGGAGTCGGTTCCGTCCTCCTCCCCACCCAGGTCGCCGCGATCGACCCCGCGAACAAAGTCGCCCTGCTCGGCCTCATCGGCGGGATCAGCGCGATCTTCGCGACCGCCTTCAACCCGATCGCCGGCGCCCTCTCCGACCGCAAGGGCCGCCGCAACCCCTGGGTCCTGGGCGGCGCCCTCACCGCGCTCGGCTGCCTGGCCTTCCTCGGCAGCGTGCACACCGCCCTGCTCGTCGGGATCGGGTGGTGCCTGGTCCAGGCGACCATGAACGTCTACCAGGCCGCCGTCACCGCGATCGTCCCCGACCGGGTCCCCGCCGCCCGCCGCGGCACCGCATCCGCGCTGGTCGGGCTCGGTCTGCCCATCGGCGGCACCGTCGGCGTGCTCGTCGCTTCACAGACCGCCACACACCTGCGCACCGGGTACCTCGTCTTCGGCGCGATCGTGGCCGCGGCCGCGCTGCTGCTGACCACCTTCTGCCGGGACCTCCCGCGCACCGAGCCCGCACCCACGTCCGTATCCAAGGTCTCCAAGAAGGCCCAACTCTCCGCGTTCCTCTCCGCGCTGGGACACCACGACTTCCGTTGGGCCTTCATCGGCCGGGCCCTGATGGTCCTCGGCTACTTCTCCGTCGTCGGGTACCAGCTGTACATCCTCGGCGACCACATCGAGCTGCCCGCCGGGCTCACCCCGCCGGCCGCGATGGCCCTGCTCACCCCGGTCTCGATGGTCGCGATGGCCGTGTCCACCCTGCTCGGCGGGCTGCTGTCCGACCGCTGGGACCGCCGCAAGGTGTTCGTCGGGGTCTCCGCCGCCCTGGCCGGGCTCGTCATGGTGGTCCCCGTCGTCAGCCCGACCTGGACCGGGATGCTGGTCTTCAGCGCGCTCAACGGACTCGCCTTCGGCTGCTTCATGGCCGTCGACACCGCGCTCGTCACGCTGGTCCTCCCCCGGGCCGAGGACGCCGCCCGTGACATGGGCGTCCTGAACATCGCGAACGCCGGACCGCAGATCATCGCTCCCTTCGTCGCCTCGGCCGTAGTCACCGGGCTCGGCGGCTACACCCCGCTCTTCCTGGTCGGCGGCGCCCTCTCGCTGCTCGGCGCGCTCGCGATCCTGCCGATCCGCAGCGTGCGCTGA
- a CDS encoding carboxylesterase/lipase family protein — protein MSHSPDHVLVDPPAGRLRGAVEGGLAVFRAVPYAEPPVGDLRWRPARPHPGWSGVRDATADGPSAPQMYREEGDPVLGGHGSPPFDEDCLTLNIWTPAPDAARRPVLVWIHGGGFVSGSGSLPGYSGATFARDGDLVVVSINYRIGPLGYLYFGPQGDVDEGGNHWLTDQLAALRWVKENIASFGGDPDRITVAGQSGGAVSTAALAGHPRAQGLIRRVILQSPPFGLELPGPDEYLERTAAYLDLAGAKDVDELRALPWQALIGAGAGLFAQTMRWGYWPTPFLPVIDGVTLHQHPAEALLRAGAAGIDVMIGWTREEANFGFALDEGYAAATRDQVTDRIAETFGGPVAAEVYAAYERARPGARAADVLMDLITDELFRVPAVRLAEARAEAGRPVWAYQFDLPTPAHEGRLGAAHCLELPFAFDNFDQWSHAPFLAGLDPAVRDGLAHTMHEAWIAFVRSGDPNHPGMPTWDPYDTRTRTTMRFDSVVTALGDLAGASRLLHGPGSPSA, from the coding sequence ATGTCCCACTCCCCGGACCACGTGCTCGTGGACCCGCCCGCAGGTCGTCTCCGCGGGGCGGTGGAGGGCGGTCTCGCCGTCTTCCGGGCCGTGCCCTACGCCGAACCGCCGGTGGGGGACCTGCGCTGGAGGCCCGCTCGTCCGCACCCCGGCTGGAGCGGTGTCCGGGATGCCACCGCGGACGGACCGAGCGCTCCGCAGATGTACCGGGAGGAAGGTGACCCGGTGCTCGGTGGACACGGATCGCCGCCCTTCGACGAGGACTGCCTGACCCTCAACATCTGGACGCCGGCCCCGGACGCCGCCCGTCGGCCCGTACTCGTATGGATCCACGGCGGCGGGTTCGTCTCCGGCTCGGGCTCGCTGCCCGGCTACTCCGGCGCGACCTTCGCGCGCGACGGTGACCTCGTGGTCGTGAGCATCAACTACCGCATCGGGCCCCTGGGTTACCTCTACTTCGGTCCTCAGGGCGATGTGGACGAGGGTGGCAACCACTGGCTCACCGACCAGCTCGCGGCCCTCCGCTGGGTGAAGGAGAACATCGCCTCCTTCGGTGGCGACCCGGACCGCATCACGGTCGCCGGCCAGTCCGGTGGCGCCGTGTCCACGGCCGCCCTCGCCGGACACCCCCGGGCCCAGGGCCTGATCCGGCGGGTCATCCTGCAGAGTCCGCCCTTCGGGCTGGAACTCCCCGGCCCGGACGAATACCTCGAACGCACCGCCGCCTACCTGGACCTGGCCGGTGCCAAGGACGTGGACGAACTCCGCGCCCTCCCCTGGCAGGCCCTGATCGGAGCGGGCGCCGGACTGTTCGCCCAGACGATGCGTTGGGGGTACTGGCCGACCCCCTTCCTGCCCGTGATCGACGGGGTCACCCTGCACCAGCACCCCGCCGAGGCCCTGCTGCGCGCCGGGGCGGCCGGCATCGACGTCATGATCGGGTGGACGCGGGAGGAGGCCAACTTCGGCTTCGCCCTCGACGAGGGGTACGCCGCCGCCACCCGCGACCAGGTCACGGACCGGATCGCGGAGACCTTCGGCGGACCGGTGGCGGCCGAGGTGTACGCGGCCTACGAGCGGGCCCGCCCCGGAGCCCGCGCGGCCGATGTCCTCATGGACCTCATCACCGACGAGCTCTTCCGCGTCCCCGCCGTCCGCCTGGCCGAGGCCAGGGCCGAGGCGGGGCGGCCGGTGTGGGCGTACCAGTTCGACCTTCCGACCCCTGCGCACGAGGGCCGGCTCGGCGCCGCTCACTGCCTGGAGCTCCCCTTCGCCTTCGACAACTTCGACCAGTGGTCGCACGCGCCCTTCCTGGCCGGGCTCGATCCCGCCGTCCGCGACGGCCTGGCGCACACCATGCACGAGGCGTGGATCGCCTTCGTCCGCTCGGGCGACCCGAACCATCCGGGCATGCCGACGTGGGACCCGTACGACACGAGGACCCGCACCACGATGCGCTTCGACTCGGTCGTGACGGCCCTCGGCGACCTCGCCGGCGCCTCCCGCCTCCTCCACGGGCCCGGGAGCCCGTCCGCGTAG
- a CDS encoding LacI family DNA-binding transcriptional regulator has protein sequence MTKDTQVPASITSADVARLAGVSRATVSFVLNDTQGHRVSASTRARVLDAAKQLGYVPHAAARSLRAGRSNLVLMPASISAVGRLVSDWVDDLHSELDQRGYTAVLHAGRFADPLDAARAWAELRPAAVVALDGDRFTPQAAEVLARAGVRGMLAFASHPVEGVHTIVFDHARIGATAAEHLIARGRTRIGVVMPLERGLGALAQPRLAGAESVAARHMATVMPVELAYTRDSATALARRWPSLGLDAVFAYNDEYAALLMHALRAEGIAVPDDVAVVGSDDLVLSALQEPPLTTIRLDLPSPALIADTVHALIETGSAPLVPPVEAVLVHRGTS, from the coding sequence ATGACCAAAGACACTCAGGTCCCCGCGTCCATCACCAGCGCGGACGTGGCCCGCCTCGCCGGAGTGTCACGGGCCACCGTCTCCTTCGTCCTCAACGACACCCAGGGCCACCGGGTCAGCGCGAGCACCCGCGCCCGGGTGCTCGACGCGGCCAAGCAGCTCGGCTACGTACCGCACGCCGCGGCCCGCTCCCTGCGGGCGGGGCGCAGCAACCTGGTCCTGATGCCCGCCTCGATCTCCGCGGTCGGCCGGCTCGTCAGCGACTGGGTCGACGACCTGCACAGCGAGCTCGACCAGCGCGGCTACACGGCCGTCCTGCACGCCGGCCGCTTCGCCGACCCCCTCGACGCCGCCCGGGCCTGGGCCGAACTGCGCCCGGCGGCCGTCGTCGCCCTCGACGGCGACCGCTTCACCCCCCAGGCGGCGGAAGTCCTGGCCCGCGCCGGGGTCCGCGGCATGCTGGCCTTCGCGTCCCACCCCGTCGAGGGCGTGCACACCATCGTCTTCGACCACGCCCGCATCGGCGCCACGGCAGCCGAGCACCTCATCGCCCGCGGCCGGACCAGGATCGGCGTGGTCATGCCCCTGGAACGCGGCCTCGGCGCCCTCGCCCAACCCCGCCTCGCGGGAGCGGAGTCGGTCGCGGCCCGGCACATGGCCACCGTCATGCCCGTGGAGCTGGCCTACACGCGGGACTCCGCGACGGCCCTGGCCCGCCGGTGGCCGAGCCTTGGCCTGGACGCGGTCTTCGCCTACAACGACGAGTACGCGGCCCTGCTCATGCACGCACTCCGGGCCGAGGGCATCGCCGTGCCGGACGACGTCGCCGTCGTCGGCTCCGACGACCTCGTCCTGTCCGCGCTCCAGGAGCCCCCGCTCACCACGATCCGCCTGGACCTGCCGTCGCCGGCCCTGATCGCGGACACGGTGCACGCCCTGATCGAGACGGGATCGGCGCCGCTGGTCCCGCCGGTGGAAGCGGTACTCGTCCACCGAGGGACCTCCTGA
- a CDS encoding phosphatase PAP2 family protein has translation MSSNPATIRPSSRPHSPEATRGTGVLALALVLLGAAGVSALIVRSNVTDPPFQGMDERWLTWMGGPHEGLYQAVATALNWFGGPVGALVPLALLTLLLVRRRLVSAGFLLAAYFGGNLLVVQGLKHLVDRPRPANPLVRVDHGSFPSGHAATAALLVVAVGVLLVPAARRRAWWIGGAVFTLAMMWSRTWLHAHWLTDTAAGAAAGAGAGLLTWWLFRPALARERAREDARADADA, from the coding sequence ATGTCCAGCAATCCGGCGACCATCCGCCCCTCCTCCAGACCCCACAGCCCCGAGGCGACGCGCGGCACGGGCGTCCTCGCCCTGGCCCTCGTGCTCCTGGGAGCCGCCGGGGTGTCGGCGCTCATCGTCCGCTCGAACGTCACGGATCCGCCCTTCCAGGGCATGGACGAGCGCTGGCTGACCTGGATGGGCGGCCCGCACGAGGGGCTCTACCAGGCCGTCGCCACGGCCCTGAACTGGTTCGGCGGCCCCGTCGGCGCCCTCGTCCCGCTCGCCCTGCTGACCCTGCTGCTGGTGCGCCGGCGCCTGGTCTCGGCCGGCTTCCTGCTCGCCGCGTACTTCGGCGGCAACCTGCTCGTCGTGCAGGGGCTCAAGCACCTGGTGGACCGGCCGCGCCCGGCGAACCCCCTGGTCCGCGTCGACCACGGCTCCTTCCCGTCCGGCCACGCGGCGACGGCGGCGCTGCTCGTGGTGGCCGTCGGCGTCCTGCTCGTTCCGGCTGCCCGGCGGCGGGCGTGGTGGATCGGCGGCGCGGTCTTCACGCTGGCCATGATGTGGAGCCGTACGTGGCTCCACGCGCACTGGCTCACCGACACGGCGGCCGGCGCCGCCGCCGGGGCGGGGGCCGGGCTGCTGACCTGGTGGCTCTTCCGGCCCGCCCTGGCCCGCGAACGTGCCCGCGAAGACGCCCGCGCCGACGCCGACGCCTAG
- a CDS encoding alpha/beta hydrolase, translating into MTQSPPAEFDIADMTWPPPPFQAPVPPVTGTDGVRHFHGVTYATTPGYRPRLLDVQVPAGEGPFPVVVWIHGGGWLDGDRRYPPPTVPAALLHGAVLGAGLALVSVDYRHSLEAPFPAQLHDVKAAIRYVRHFAGALGLDPDRIGVWGESAGGHLAALAGLVGPGSPDGPALEGTHGVGSGETGVRAVVDWYGVSDLDALSGHPMPPMPSGIEFPDPYEALLGAPASASGFPALARAASPVTYAEGSQGATPPPFLLVHGTRDGLVPYSQSESLAEALTRAGGEVTLQPVEGADHIFLGSPDIVSIVADSVAFLAGHLGARA; encoded by the coding sequence ATGACCCAATCCCCTCCGGCCGAGTTCGACATCGCCGACATGACCTGGCCCCCGCCGCCCTTCCAGGCCCCCGTACCGCCCGTGACGGGCACGGACGGCGTGCGCCACTTCCACGGGGTCACGTACGCCACCACCCCCGGCTACCGGCCCCGGCTGCTCGACGTGCAGGTCCCCGCCGGCGAGGGGCCGTTCCCCGTGGTGGTCTGGATCCACGGCGGCGGCTGGCTGGACGGCGACCGCCGCTACCCGCCGCCGACCGTGCCCGCGGCGCTGCTGCACGGTGCGGTGCTGGGGGCCGGGCTCGCGCTGGTCTCCGTCGACTACCGGCACAGCCTCGAAGCCCCCTTCCCCGCACAGCTGCACGACGTGAAGGCCGCGATCCGCTACGTCCGGCACTTCGCCGGCGCCCTGGGGCTGGACCCGGACCGCATCGGCGTCTGGGGCGAGTCGGCGGGCGGTCACCTGGCCGCGCTGGCCGGTCTCGTCGGCCCCGGCAGCCCGGACGGCCCGGCGCTGGAGGGCACGCACGGCGTCGGGTCCGGCGAGACCGGGGTGCGGGCCGTCGTCGACTGGTACGGCGTCTCCGACCTCGATGCCCTGTCCGGGCACCCGATGCCGCCGATGCCCTCGGGCATCGAGTTCCCCGACCCCTACGAGGCCCTGCTGGGCGCCCCCGCGTCGGCTTCCGGGTTCCCGGCGCTGGCACGGGCCGCGAGCCCGGTGACGTACGCCGAGGGCTCGCAGGGTGCGACCCCGCCGCCGTTCCTGCTGGTGCACGGGACCCGGGACGGCCTGGTCCCGTACAGCCAGAGCGAGTCCCTCGCCGAGGCGCTGACGCGCGCCGGGGGCGAGGTCACCCTGCAGCCCGTGGAGGGCGCCGACCACATCTTCCTCGGCTCGCCGGACATCGTCTCGATCGTCGCGGACAGCGTGGCCTTCCTGGCCGGGCACCTCGGCGCCCGGGCCTGA
- a CDS encoding ATP-binding protein translates to MYAMQATHATPLSPAADAPAPAVRSFVHWVTDPVAAHVPQVRARVRTVLDGWRISVDESDSLLLALSELVGNVVRHVGAGRMRVALTSGGGWLRLEVADQGAGLPRLPSPRAEGDPEAEAGRGLLIVQLLAADLGGELTVVAAEFGKAVRLRIPVGQAPRIEQC, encoded by the coding sequence ATGTACGCCATGCAGGCCACGCACGCCACGCCCCTCAGCCCCGCCGCCGACGCCCCGGCCCCCGCCGTCCGCAGCTTCGTCCACTGGGTCACCGACCCCGTCGCCGCGCACGTCCCGCAGGTCAGGGCGCGGGTGCGGACCGTCCTCGACGGCTGGCGGATCTCCGTCGACGAGTCCGACAGCCTGCTGCTGGCCCTGAGTGAGCTCGTCGGCAACGTCGTCCGGCACGTCGGCGCCGGCCGGATGCGGGTCGCACTGACCTCCGGCGGGGGATGGCTGCGCCTGGAGGTGGCCGACCAGGGCGCCGGCCTGCCGCGACTGCCCTCCCCCCGCGCGGAGGGTGATCCGGAGGCCGAGGCCGGGCGCGGGCTGCTGATCGTGCAGCTGCTGGCGGCCGATCTGGGCGGCGAACTCACCGTCGTGGCAGCCGAGTTCGGGAAGGCGGTCCGACTGCGCATACCCGTCGGCCAAGCTCCCCGTATCGAGCAATGCTGA
- a CDS encoding AMP-binding protein, which translates to MELSPSAYADSFCRDRLPPFSLWPELHFELPELQYPDRLNCAQRLLDDAIERLGPDRPCLLTPTERWTYGELRQRADQVAQVLTEDFGLRPGNRVLLRGPNNPWLVATWFGILKAGCVAVTTMPLLRATELAELAEISRPALAVCDHRYTEELDAASRSAGAPDLPVLAYGSPGPDDLTARCAAKEGRFSTVGTAADDVALIAFTSGTTGRPKATLHFHRDVLANADTFSRHVLKPLPDDVFTGTPPLAFTFGLGGLVVFPLSVGASTLLVEQGTPEQLADLVEAHRVTVLFTAPTAYRAILAAGAVDRLAGLRRCVSAGEPLPASVWHEFHAATGLRIIDGIGATEMLHVFISAADEDIRPGSTGRPVPGYRAAVVDEQGLPVPDGQPGLLAVTGPTGCRYLADPRQASYVRNGWNITGDTYVRDAEGYFWYVARSDDMIVSSGYNIAGPEVEKALATHPHVAECGVVGAPDERRGMLVKAYVVLRAGVPADAATARELQAHVKRAIAPYKYPRAVEFVTELPRTGTGKLRRGELRTRARTTTAPATPPRPAREPPPTGVAAAPLTT; encoded by the coding sequence ATGGAGCTCTCCCCTTCCGCGTACGCGGATTCCTTCTGCCGCGATCGGCTTCCGCCCTTCTCCCTCTGGCCCGAACTCCACTTCGAGCTACCGGAGTTGCAGTACCCGGACCGGCTCAACTGCGCCCAGCGCCTGCTCGACGACGCCATCGAACGACTGGGCCCCGACCGCCCCTGCCTGCTCACCCCGACCGAGCGCTGGACTTACGGCGAGCTGCGACAGCGCGCCGACCAGGTCGCCCAGGTCCTCACCGAGGACTTCGGTCTGCGGCCCGGCAACCGGGTGCTGCTGCGCGGCCCCAACAACCCCTGGCTCGTGGCCACGTGGTTCGGGATCCTCAAGGCTGGCTGCGTGGCCGTCACCACGATGCCGCTGCTGCGCGCCACAGAGCTCGCCGAGCTCGCCGAGATCAGCCGGCCCGCCCTCGCCGTGTGCGACCACCGCTACACCGAGGAACTGGACGCGGCCTCCCGCTCCGCCGGCGCGCCCGACCTGCCCGTCCTCGCCTACGGGAGCCCCGGGCCCGACGACCTGACCGCACGCTGCGCGGCCAAGGAGGGCCGCTTCAGCACCGTGGGCACGGCCGCCGACGACGTGGCACTGATCGCGTTCACCTCCGGGACCACCGGCCGACCCAAGGCGACCCTGCACTTCCACCGCGACGTCCTCGCCAACGCCGACACCTTCTCCCGGCACGTCCTGAAGCCCCTCCCGGACGACGTCTTCACCGGCACGCCACCGCTCGCCTTCACCTTCGGGCTCGGCGGACTGGTGGTCTTCCCGCTCTCCGTCGGAGCCTCGACCCTGCTGGTCGAGCAGGGGACACCGGAGCAGCTGGCCGACCTGGTCGAGGCCCACCGCGTCACCGTGCTCTTCACGGCGCCCACCGCTTACCGCGCGATCTTGGCGGCCGGGGCAGTGGACCGGCTCGCAGGGCTGCGGCGCTGCGTCTCAGCCGGAGAACCGCTGCCCGCCTCCGTGTGGCACGAGTTCCACGCGGCGACCGGCCTGCGCATCATCGACGGCATCGGCGCCACCGAGATGCTGCACGTCTTCATCTCCGCCGCGGACGAGGACATCCGGCCAGGGTCCACCGGCCGCCCCGTCCCCGGGTACCGCGCCGCCGTCGTCGACGAGCAGGGCCTACCCGTACCCGACGGACAGCCCGGACTGCTGGCCGTCACGGGCCCCACCGGCTGCCGCTACCTCGCGGACCCGCGCCAGGCCTCGTACGTCAGGAACGGCTGGAACATCACCGGCGACACCTATGTCCGCGACGCGGAGGGCTACTTCTGGTACGTGGCCCGCAGCGACGACATGATCGTCTCCTCCGGCTACAACATCGCGGGCCCCGAGGTCGAGAAGGCCCTCGCCACCCACCCGCACGTGGCGGAATGCGGTGTCGTCGGTGCCCCGGACGAGCGGCGCGGCATGCTCGTCAAGGCGTACGTGGTCCTGCGCGCCGGGGTCCCGGCCGACGCGGCGACGGCCCGCGAGCTCCAGGCCCACGTCAAACGGGCCATCGCCCCGTACAAGTACCCGAGGGCGGTGGAGTTCGTGACGGAACTCCCGCGCACCGGCACCGGCAAGCTCCGGCGCGGCGAACTGCGGACACGCGCCCGGACGACCACCGCACCCGCGACACCCCCGCGGCCCGCCCGCGAACCCCCGCCCACCGGCGTGGCCGCGGCGCCGCTCACGACCTAG
- a CDS encoding DMT family transporter: MGLVLPVFFALFAALSNALATVLQRRAALTVPQSDGFRFGLILDLLRRPVWIGGILAVIAAGVGQAVALGTGPLALVQPLFVLELPLALLIASLLGRRRLPGALWLAVAVLVAGLGIAMAAASPAGNRTDVPLDRWILALVACAAAVAALAAAGLRRPPGRARAGCLGAATAVCYALTAALMKSAVHVLDEGGLGAFLTAWETYAFGATGICALLLLEHAMQGGPLVASQPALTLGDASISVALGVLLYEEHLRSGWWLLPQLLGVALVCAGVLALARAGEGAP; the protein is encoded by the coding sequence ATGGGCCTCGTCCTGCCGGTCTTCTTCGCACTGTTCGCGGCGTTGTCCAACGCCCTCGCCACAGTCCTCCAGCGACGGGCCGCGCTCACCGTGCCGCAGAGCGACGGCTTCCGCTTCGGCCTGATCCTGGACCTGTTGCGGCGCCCGGTGTGGATCGGCGGGATCCTCGCGGTCATCGCGGCCGGGGTCGGCCAGGCCGTGGCCCTGGGCACTGGTCCGCTGGCCCTCGTACAGCCCCTGTTCGTGCTGGAGCTGCCCCTCGCCCTGCTGATCGCCTCGCTGCTGGGGCGCCGGCGGTTGCCGGGGGCGTTGTGGCTGGCCGTGGCGGTGCTGGTGGCCGGGCTCGGGATCGCGATGGCGGCGGCCTCGCCCGCGGGGAACCGTACGGACGTCCCCCTCGACCGGTGGATCCTGGCCCTGGTGGCATGCGCGGCGGCCGTCGCCGCCCTGGCCGCGGCCGGCCTGCGGCGCCCGCCGGGCCGGGCCCGGGCCGGCTGCCTCGGCGCGGCCACCGCCGTCTGCTACGCGCTCACGGCGGCCTTGATGAAGTCCGCGGTGCACGTCCTGGACGAGGGCGGTCTCGGCGCGTTCCTGACCGCCTGGGAGACGTACGCCTTCGGCGCCACCGGCATCTGCGCCCTGCTGCTGCTCGAACACGCCATGCAGGGCGGCCCGCTTGTCGCCTCCCAGCCGGCACTGACCCTCGGGGACGCGAGCATCAGCGTCGCGCTGGGCGTGCTGCTCTACGAGGAACACCTGCGCTCGGGCTGGTGGCTGCTCCCCCAACTGCTGGGCGTGGCCTTGGTCTGCGCGGGCGTACTGGCCCTGGCCCGGGCGGGCGAAGGGGCGCCGTGA